The Eublepharis macularius isolate TG4126 chromosome 15, MPM_Emac_v1.0, whole genome shotgun sequence genomic interval AATTAGCGTGATgagagcaggggaggaaatgcagaaaataagCATATGTAGAAAGAGAAGAATCTTATATACCTATTCAACCTTGGTGGCGGGGGCAGAGTCCATTgttttgaatttgtgaatgaagtTCAGCAATCTCGTGTAGTAATCTTCCCATGAAGCTTTTTTGTTTTGAGATCTATCAGTGGAATgtcttggaagattaaaatgttcttccgCTGTGTTTTGAGTGTTgcgatttttaatgtcagatttatatccatttattcttttgcgaaaGGACTGACctatttgtccaatatagagtggaaggttttgtgtgatgtctgtACTGCACCAATGTACCTATGGAAAGGGCTGAACCATGATTTGTAGCCTggcttccctccctccttgttCAGTTTGCCTCAAAAGCAAGCAGTGTTTTGCCAAGGTcagcacaaactggtggagacacTGTGTGATCAATCAAGGTTGCGACAGAGGGGATGAAAACGGCGGCAACAGATATTTGAGTCACACAGAGGGAGAAAGAATGCTAGGCCAACGAGTGAGGCTTTAAAGGAATTTAATAAAGGAAGCGACAGGGTCTCCAGGATGGAGTCTGCCAACTCGAGTGACCTCCTTTTAATTAAGGGTAAATTCTCAGCACAGAAATACCTTCACTCCAGGGCCCGGTCTCCTTCAAATGGGAGCCCACGACATGGGAACCAATCAACCGATGAAGAGCAGCAGGAATTGAAGTCAGGATTTTAGAAAATTTTTGACAGAATAACTGGCTGTTAGTAAATGGGAAAGTGACCCTCTTTTTCTCTTTGCACACTTCAGTGAAATGGACAGCCTTTTGCCTTCCTCTCAAGACGTAGGTTTCCTAGCTCAGGTGGGCTACAAGGATAAATACACTGAAAGCCAAGAGCTCTTGTACCCTGAGCAAAAGTTCATTTCCAGCCCTCTCCTGAGATGCTAGCTTTCtaatttcaggattttttttaatctgaaggAATATTCAATTATAGAATTGCAGAAATTAAGAATATAGATCAAATACAGGCCAGAATTCCACCGACATGAGTGTtgaatgttggactagaatctgggagatcccaaTATAAATACaacactctgccatgggagcttgttgaatgacctttggccagtcacacacactcagcctaacccacttcacagggttcttaggataaaatggagaagacaatgctgtaatccactttgggccaccactgggaagaaaattatggtataaatgaagtaaatatgaatgaagtaaataaaataatcctCTACTTTAGTCTACATAATTTTGGCCTGGCCAGTGTAGGAATTAAGAATACAGAGCTAGAATCCTGAGTTATTATGTGAggaaactttttctttttttaatgcagccTGCCAATAAAAAGCTCCTTGCAAGAAAAACAGGTAGCATAGCAGTGAGAAAGCCAAGCCAGTACAGAAACTTTATGGTGTGTTAAGATTTTTTTCTGCATGAAGAATCATGCTGCCATCTAGGGGTTAAACGTGGGCGGGTCTGGAATGGTTAGCGACCACTGATCTAGGAGCACCTAACAAGATTAACAGAGCTGAAGCTACCTCGCTTTTATCCTAATCAATACCCGGCTGGGAGGATGCTGCAAATAGTATCTTGGGAGaacatacaaaatcaaaaagaagtaTCGGAGCGaaatattattaaaaacataagtGCATCCCTCTTAGTGACAAAAACATTACCACTGTATGGAAATGAAACACATTAAACGAAACACTAATTTGTGCAAAATACTCAATTCTTTCCAACTAGTACAGAGGTGCAAACATGGAGCCACGCAGGCTTCTAATCCTTCCTCTATCCCAAATACAACCCTTCTTGACAGTTGGAAGGAACGAGAAATAGCCAGAACAATGAAACAACTGTGGCTTGGAGACACAGAACTGCATTtatttttcatcatcatcatcaggatTATGAAATCACAGCAGCAGAGTTCAATATGTACAAAGGAGTCCAGCACCCCCTGGAGAACCAGCTCAAAAGGACAGAAACCCATCTGGCTAACTGCCAGCAAGTgcagggggaaagaagggggaCCCCTCCAAAGTGGCACAGAAATGAACTCCAAAGCAAAATCCCACAGACCTAAACAAAGGAAAAGTCAAGCACGTGACACAAACTGAAAGGTGTCGGAGTGCAAAGCTTCAAAGCACTGATGAAATCTTTGAAGAATACTTTGCATTTTCCCAGATTCCTATATCGAAGGGCTGTTCCGTACAAATACCTCTGTGCAGCAATCATAATGTGGCAAAACCCTATGGATTGGTTTCTCACTATATAAACCCCGCTTCAATAAATTAGTCAAGGAAGCCACACCCAACTGCTGCATCCCCAGCCCATGTAGGCAGCCAGAGAAAAGCACAGGCAGCATTGCTGAACACTATGCACGTTCCTCAAGCCCCTCTGCAGGAATTTAGTTAACTTGCAAAGCCACCCTGAGGCATTAAACTTCAGTACTACTGCTACTGCACCAAGGTTTGCCACTGGTGCTACTGAAAAAAGGGGAGGGCTGTTTTGCCTGGGAAGAGGTCTGGAGGTCTGGCTCACACCAAAGACATGCTGAATGCTGTGCCTCCAAGGTAGGCCCTGCTCAATCCGCATTTCCCATAGCCCTGCCGCTTGGTAAACGTGGGCAGGGTCGTGAGCTGGTTGTGCAGGAGCTGCACAATCACACCATGCCGGGTAGATGACCCACAGCCACTTAAAAGCCTACTGAAGAGGTCTCCCAACCACCTACAACTAATGTCAGGTATCTTCTTGGACACCAAGGTCAAAACCTAGTGGAAACAAGGCAAGCTGAATCTGCAAACACAAGCAGGGCCATTGATCCTTTCAACAGGGTCTTTTCGCTTGAGCTACAGGGGGGATCTCCAGTTTCCGCCACTGAGTTTGGGCGTAGCCATCTCTTAACTGGACTGGTACTCAGAACATGGAAATTAAGACCCACCTGGGAATACAAAAAGCGGCCTGGGGGGCCCAGCATTTTTAATATCAGTTCTCTGAGCAGTGCTCAGCCTGAGATTTTGGCAattacaaaacattttttaaaatccattcagaAGACAGACCTAGACTGATGCTACTGTGGAAAGGAAGCTGGCATCAAGCACCAGATCTGAgaatctctcagagctctttttgCCAAGTCACTGCAAGGAGAAacaaatggggaggggagaggaaaaagaGGCGAGTTTCTCCACTGAGCTGTCTTGGTGTATTACTTCCATCAAAACCAGAATCCCTGCTGGGTATGTAAGTGAAGCAGTTCTGGGCTCAGCTGGATGGAAGACCACACCTGTTTGCTTTGGTGCCAGGAGCTTTGATCTCTAATCAGCCTTGAGCTTATCGATCAGCTCTCTACAGCTGCTGCCCGGGTCATGCTTGAAATGGATGGAGTGGGGGACAAACCGCAAATGAAAGGTGTACAGGCAGACAACACCCTTCCTTAGCCCATGGCAAAGCATTTAAGGTGTGAGAGGAGGCTTGGAAAAGGTGAGGATTAGCACTAGGCAGGGGCAAGGATGGAAATAACAGAAGTTGAAAGGATAGAGTGGCTTCAGAGCAGCCTCTTTTTGCTCCCCCTTCCTGGGTGGTGAAGAAGGCTGCTGGAGAATACCAAAGAACAAGAAAACCAGGAGAGGCTTCCAAGCAGGGAAATAAGCCATCCAGGGAATGTGGAAgggtggaggggagagaaaggTAAGAGAAAACCATGTTTCTATCATGGCTGCTTGTTACTGGAGGGCAGTGCAAAGGAGCAGATGAGTTTGGTCAGCAAAACTGCCTTTCTGCAAAACCTAATGTGAACTGTAAAGACACCACCCTGGGCATCTGATCTGACACTCAACTGAACCACTTGAGAACTTGCTTACTGGAAGGGCGCTAAGGGGAAACACACAccctttttttacaaaaaaggagGCACGTAAGTAACATGGacaaaaccacaaaccaaaattaagcttCTGTGGACATTGagaggatggggggtggggacagaAAGCACCCAATTCTCTACTGCTTCTGTGGATGCAGAAGCTTTTTGTCCCCTTATGTTCTCTTCAAGTTAAATGTCATATCAGTCTACAGCAGTCTAACTTCAGCCTTCTAGGCAGGAGAGGCCAAGTATTTCTGCAGCACCGCTTACGCTTTCTGATGCACAGCCAAGTAGTAttatctgtatttttttaaaaaaaatcaaacacctTAACCATCAGGTATGCCTCTCCCTCTCATGCGCAGAATTTTGGAAATTGTAGTGTGGAGAAGGGGACTAGGATTTGTAACAAGGCCCTCAACACAAGCTTCGCCAAGGGCAACTCAAGGGCAATCTTACCCCCAACAGCTTAAGCTGGTGGGAGGTCGAGGAAAATCCAGCAGCTTCAGAAGAGAAACCTTGAAAGAGAAAAACCACTTTCTGAGGAACGCATGAGCCACATGCTGTGGTCAAGTGTGAGCCACAAAAGCAGAAAGGGACATTAGCCCCATCCTGGGCTCAGCACCCCTAGTCTGAGCATATAACGCTGGTGCTGTTTCATTTCCAGGCTGCTGATGCTGAGGCTCCCtgaagaagggtgtgtgtgtgtggctcttaCTTGTTCCAGCTACAGTGTTGTAAATGCAATTTACCTGTAAGTGGGCAAATGAACATAGATGTTCATCCCTACTCACAATGTAAAGCAACCATAGGCAGTCACCTCCTGTTAAATTCTGCCAGGATTCGGCTCCCCCCACACCAGGACAGGAGAACCTTAGAATCAGCTCCGACACCAGCGACAAGGCAAACTAACCCCTCGCTCTACGCCCCACAGACGGAAGCTGCCTCGTATGACGTCCTATGGTAATCTTCATGACCAAGGGTATCTGTTGAGAAGCAAGATGCAATTGTTCCCCACCCCTACATTTAGAAGGTCAGAccgagaggggagggggaaaacagGGGAGTCCCACAGGACAAATGGTGACTTGGCATCACAAAGCAAAATGGATGTCTTCCCCAAAGGCTTCCAAAACCCAGCAGCTCCTTGCTGGACAGAAGAGCCCACAGTTTTCAACGTTGGCCTTCCATAGGGGTCGTCCATCACCGCAGGTGAAGGGTAAGACTGACTGTCAGGACAATCCCcaaaaagaggatgaagggaagCCAGGTCTTGACAAATCCCCCGATGCTGCAAGGGACAGAAAAGAGGCTTAGAAAACAACAGGAGACTCCTCAGCGATGTGGCCCCAAAGAACCACAGACAGAAATATGGAGGGAGCCAGTGTAGACCAAGAAAAGGAGCTGAGTTCAATAAAAAAGGCAGGTTTTTAGCAGGCACTGTGGCTGTGGAGGGGTTACAGATGCAGCCAATTCTGGCTGCAAGAGGCAATTCATTACAGACAAAACTGGACATGAAGAGCTGGGGACAGGGATGCTCATCTCTGCTGCGGCCTTGCTGAATCACCATCAGATTTAGAGAGTGGGGTTGGCCCCTGAAGTTGGCTTCAGAGACAACCAAGGTGGGCTCCTTCAGATGCACTTTTCTTTGTAAGGTCAGTGCTATGCCAGAGGCAAGACCcgccctcccaccttctgaagAGGAGAGGCAAGGCTGCAGAGAAACACAAGGCCTGCCTGGCTGTTGAGGACAGCTGCAGATCCTGGAACTCAGCCAGGCAGCCACTGGCTAAAGGGACAGGTTGCAGGATCCACACGAAGGAATAGCCATGTAGGTGGGGAGGAGGTGCAGCAAGGAGAGCAAAAGAGGTTAAAATTGCTCTCTCCCCCACTGGCATCGGCACAGGTAAGTTGGCAGAGGAGAGAAGGAACAATTTCACACCCTACCCCAACCCACACAGCTATTCCTCCACATGGGTCCCATGACCCAGGAATGATATTTCAGGGAGTGGGGGGAGAATCAGAAGGGGCTGCAGGAAAACTTCATGTGCCTTCCAGGGACACTTTGCTGGATGCAAGCCATTGCCTCTTGTCCTCTCTCCGCCCAGAACAGACCACTTCCATAGCAATCCCATCTGATCCATCATGCAAGTTTAACGTGCTTACATCTGATCATTTCCTCTAGGAAAGTAGCTGGCAACAGCTATCGTTCCTCACAAGAGGGCAGGCAAGCAGACCAATGCAGTACAGAGGAGAAGGGCCAGAGCGGCCCCAGAGTTTGGCAGGAGAGCCCATTAAGGGGTAAGCCTCGGAAAGTTTACAGGGATGTTGATGTCTATACTCCCATGTCAGTCATCAGTTAAGACATTGGGCTCCTCCTCCCCCGCCATCCAAGCTGGTGAAAACTGAAGCTCTCCCCTCACCATAAATGTATTTTCCATGTTTGGAATTCAGACCCCTATCCCCAAATCCAGACCCCTATTTATAATGATAAACACAGCAGTCCGTTTCCTACTCACCTGACGTACTTGCTGTATAACAGGGAGAGGAAGCAAAGTTTGACCATGTTCCAagagctgctgttgtcatatcgCATGAGGTTTAAGGCCAGAGCTACGTGTGAATGGCAGTTGTCGCAGCAGAGGTTGtgctgggatttaaaaaaatttcaaattGAGATATCCAGGCCTCACATTCTCCTACAGATATCCTCAGCAGTCAGTGCTGGAGTACCAATCAAATCTGCTTTCTCAGGAAGACCATTGTGTTCGTatgaaaaaacattattttacCACACCAAATATGAAGTGCTCAGTTGTGatgtctttaaaaaagaaaggatcCCAGCTCTTCTTTGTCTGTAATTCTGTTACAGACATAATTACCAAATTTACCAAATTTAACTTCAGCattgtggggcagggggagaggagaatgactaGAAGTCAATGTGAAGATAAAGCATGGGCTATGGACTTCCTGGTTCTGTATTATCTCACACTGCAAGAGATTCTATGCCTGATactgcaatcctcagcagagttactccagtgtaagcccactgAAATGAGTCTGCATTGAAATCAGATTGCAGGCTGAATGCTCCCCCCGTCAATGATTTTCTCTGTCTAAGGAAAGGAAAAGCATTCTCTCCCTGTTGACATGACAGCTGGCTAAAGTCAGAAGAACTGCATCGCAcgtatgtgcacacacacacaccccttcccaccCAGGTAGTCTACAATTATGCAGATTCAAGAAATCTATACCATGTGGTATTTCCAAGATGAGCCCTCATTTTTTTCTAGGAAGCAACTATAGCATACAGAGTACGGTCAGTTAAAGCTTGTAAGGAATTGttggtgttggttgttgtgggttttccgggctgtattgccgtggtcttggcattgtagttcctgatgtttcgccagcagctgtggcgaaacgtcaggaactacaatgccaagaccacggcaatacagcccggaaaacccacaacaaccatcgttctccggccgtgaaagccttcgacaatacaattgtTGGTGTGCTGAATTTGTTCAAAATTCCTgtcttgttttctctctcacacacaagtaAAGGACATGATTTGCGCACCAAAGTAAAATATGGCAGGCAAATTTGGCACGAGTTCAGCTGCAAATTTGTGCAAGAATGGCATTTGTAATTACAGGTTCCATTCTTTGTATTGCTCCTCCTGACCATAAAAGATCTATGTTACCAGTATCTCTGTTTTTCTGATATGCAATTAATTTCACTATAGATCTCTTTTATTTTCAACAACCAATCTTGTAGTTTAGGGGTGTGTTTTTGTTTCCATTGTCTGGCAAAAACCAATCTGACAGCTGTAATCATATGTAGGGCAATTATCTGCTGATCTCTAAGTAAACTGGATAAATAGTTCAGCAACTATAGTGTACAGAGTATGGTCAGTTAAAGCTTGTAAGGAATTGTTGGTTTGCTGAATTTGTTCAGCATTCCTGTCTTGATTTCTCTCTCCCTTTGTCTCTTTCTCACACAAGTAAAGGACATGCTTTGCACACCAAAGTAAAATAAGGAAGGCAAATTTGGCACAAGATCAGATGCAAATTTGTGCAAGAATGGCATCTGTAGGCAAACCTTGACATTTACCATAATATAGGGCTGGGAAAACTGTATGTACACTTGCCTGAAACATGCAAAGAACAACACATCCACTAGTTTAAACAGAATCCAAATACTTATGATATTTTTCTAGCCAGGCTGTTCTGTCTTTGACAGATATATGAGGCAAAGCTTTGCCAACCACTTCATCTCAGTGCTGAGCAAAATTTCACCTGAGCACATTTCTTTAGGCAGCTGTCAGAGGGACAGGAGCCTTGCCAAAAAAAATCAACACTGCTAAAACATTTTACTGGCGTTTCCTTTGTAAGAGTTGGAATCCAAGGGCAGAGAAAGTGGGCATCAATCTACTACTTACTGATTGTTGGTAACTGTCAAGCCTGCTTATATTCCAAACTAATAACCAAGATAAATAATCGTGACGAACTAACTAACAAGTCCAATATAAAATTATTCATACACACCAATTATTCACACAAACCAATTATTACAGTGTTTCAGCATACATTTTATAAGTAGTATTCAATGTAAccaattaaacacacacacacagagaccttACCACGGCAGCTGCAAAGCGCAGTACAATCAATTGAATTCATACGGGGGTTTTCACATAAAGTGCATCGTGCCAATTCTAACATTTATACAACATCCATTGCATaactaaagtgcaaatgctacaatgTATACAATCAAAAAGCACAATGTGCCTCCCCCACTATCATAACATTACATAGAAAATCTGCAAGCAGACAGCTCGTGGGTATCGGGGAAGGAGAAGAGGTTCAGTCAAGGACGTGCACCTCTTCTCCTTCCCCGATACCCACGAGCTGTCTGCTTGCAGATTTTCTATGTAATGTTATGATAGTGGGGGAGGCACATTGTGCTTTTTGATTGTATAcattgtagcatttgcactttagttATGCAATGGATGTTGTATAAATGTTAGAATTGGCACGATGCACTTTATGTGAAAACCCCCGTATGAATTCAATTGATTGTACTGCGCTTTGCAGCCGCCGTGGTaaggtctctgtgtgtgtgtgtttaattggTTACATTGAATACTACTTATAAAATGTATGCTGAAACACTGTAATAATTGGTTTGTGTGAATAATTGGTGTGTATGAATAATTTATATTGGACTTGTTAGTTAGTTCGTCATGATTATTTATCTTGGTTATTGTTTATCTCGTGACTCTCTCCTTTGCTGGACTATATTCCTAACTAGCCAGTCGATAAGAACAagattaaccactacactatgtttTCTGATTGCACCTGCAAATTTACACCCCATGTTGGATTTGGTTTATGCTGTTTAATTTGAAAAGGGAGCAACTAACTGGAATGGTTACATTGATGCATTTTGCTGATGCTTTTAACTTAATTTCAACACCGTTTCATACTTTTTACAATGCTATTTTTACTAGCTTATTTTGCTCTGTGTTTTTATCATTTTCACATGATTTTTAACCTGGAAACTGCCTCAAGTATGTAGTGGATATGAACAAAGCGTACTCACCATACGGTGCTTGTACTCCTCGGAGGCATCATGGACTGCAGTGTCCCAAGCATTGGGGCCGCAGGAATATACTTTGTTAGGATCCAGCTTCCAGTACCTTAAAAAGCCAAGAACCAAAGATGCCTGTTTAAACACAGGCATTTGAGAGCTGTCTTGCTCTCCTCCCAGATGAAAGACCCACCCCCCTCTAGTAAACTTTTCTACAACTCAGGTTTTTGGATAGCATCAGTGCTGGCCTGTACGTGGCACATTTACGAACATGGATCTGTGTGCATTCCATGACTGCATCATGTAAGTGCAAAATCTTGGCTCCACTtccccttttctttaaaaaggcaagtttctagcccttaagaCAGCAAATACTATCCGGAAATTGCATGGAAAATGGCCGGCCAAGTcttgaaagccaggagagggctgGCATGCCAAGCATATACTTCAGTAATGGCCTTAGTCAAAGGACAAGACAAACCCAATCCCAATGTAAGCAAGTGATACAAAATGGTAGGACAAGcccatgaggttttcaaggctGCTGCCTCAGCTCTTAAAGAGATTAGTGCAGCAGCCTTAATGCAGAGCAACAGAAGCTTGCAATCTAAAGTACAATGCCAGGGGTGGGGGACTACAAAGGAATGAAAGGCAAGGGAGAGGTAGAAACGAATCAGGCCAGATGTACTTTGGCCATGTTTCCGTAGAGGATGAGAAACAGAACCAGCCCAGGGACCAAGAAGAGAAAGTGTGCTGGACACCAATAACAATGGGTGTGGAGCAACAGTTAAAAGActgacagtacagtcctaagcagaggtacaccaTTCTAAGCTCAGTGATAATAACTGCACTGTGTGTTATATTTACAGAAGTTCCTACTAGTTCTAGCTCTGCCTTCTATTCAGTAGGTGGCCTCAGATAAGCCATTTTCTCTCCATCCCCCACCTGGAAAAAGGGGATAGCAATATGAACTTACTTTAcaagtcaagatgggtagccatgttagtctgtctgtagcagtagaaaagagcaagagtccagtagtacctataagactaacaacatttttggtagagtatgagctttgtgtgagtcacagctcacttcttcaggaatCTTTAGGCATCTtcaggtgagctgtgactcacgaaagctcataccctaccagaaatgttgttagtcttataggtactactggactcttgctcttttctattactttacagggttgttgtaaggattacaacaaGACAACATatgtgttgtgctgggaatggaGGCTGGCAATGCTGGTCAGTTACTTGTCACATTTCATCAAATATTCCACTAAGCCatttaccttttttatttcattttggtGCCATTGGTCAATGAGGGCAAGaggcctgtttgtccccagccttGCAATCAGGCAAGAGTGAAGGAATTGAAAGGAATTATtattggggggggagggttgttgGCAGCACTGCCCTACAGCAGAGCCAATGCTCAGGTGACAAGGAGAACATGCAAGCAGCAGAAACAAAAGAGAAAGGGTGCACAAAGTCAAGAATGAACTGTAAGTCTTTCCTTCCAGCATTTCAAAACTGGAATCTCTCCAAGATACAGAAGAACTAGCCCAGAAAGTTGTCAGCTGTTGATTTATACTGTGAATCCTAAAGACTGGCCATCTCTTTGTATTTAAGGTACAAGGAAAATATTGGTAGCTGGCAAATATAATGAAGTAGATGGACTAAGGGCATGACTCAGTATAAAGAAGATGCATATTCCCTGCTGAATCTTCCCTCGCTTCTTAAGAGAGGAGTTGGTGCTCAGTGGaaaagcacctgctttgcatgcagaaggtcacaggttcaatccccagcatctccaggtaaaggaGGGACTCCTGGAAACAGGTGCTGGGATCCACCCTCCTCTggtcttggaaagctgctgccaagcaGAAGAGATGCTATAGAGCTAGAGGGACCAATGATTTGCTCCTGACAGCGATTCAGTGTTATGTTCATCATTTGAAATGCAGGCTCCAGCCATATGTAGGAATTTTAACACCCACTCTTCTTTCTTAGCTACATATTAATTCATTGTTAATTCATTAAACCcacttttatcctacccttctacCAAGAAGCTGAGGAGGCACacttggtttcccccccccccccatggcatcttcacaacaacctcataaggtaggttatgctgagagaatataactggtccaagatcacctggtaagcttccatggcagagtggggatttgaacctgggcctcccagatcctagaccactacaccaaactggctcccaacaTGTTCAGGAACGTTCATTAGGCTCAGAATGTATATGAAGAAACAGCATTACTTACTTCACTGGCTTCCCAAAAGCCATGTTGTCTTCCTAGACAGAGTGGAGAGGGAAAAATTAAAAAGTCTATCTCTGTTAGCACATTTTACACCGCTGAGCCACGACACTctacacttatttatttaaaacttcttttttattccactcttccaCCAAAAATGGTTTTCAGCTTACAAACACACCCAAGCTACAGTAAACAAACAATTAGCACAACAGAAAAACAAGCAGTAAAACAGAAGCAGTGGCATTAACCAAATTAGTGAACTATTGATCAGTTACTTAGCAAAACAGTCAAAGGAATATTCCACTCAACCACCTTTTAGAACCGACAACACAAATCAAAAATAAAACCTAACATCCCAAAGCTTGGGAAAACATCACAGACTTTGCTTGGCATCTAAGCTGGAACAAAGATGGCACTAAGCTAGAAAGTTCCGTGATCAGGGAACCAGCACAGTCACCAT includes:
- the TMEM222 gene encoding transmembrane protein 222, with product MEEEEAAGGKMKPFPAGVVSMGVGGGAAGAGVDPERCRFPYCVVWTPIPVLTWLFPIIGHMGICTSAGIIRDFAGPYYVSEDNMAFGKPVKYWKLDPNKVYSCGPNAWDTAVHDASEEYKHRMHNLCCDNCHSHVALALNLMRYDNSSSWNMVKLCFLSLLYSKYVSIGGFVKTWLPFILFLGIVLTVSLTLHLR